One region of Tumebacillus amylolyticus genomic DNA includes:
- a CDS encoding bifunctional diguanylate cyclase/phosphodiesterase, translated as MNLWKSSIFWRIYLLNLAIICVLLTSMFAISRVTLPDISRGKFQEITDTSANRLKEQVGNVVDYLHELTTYVQGDKEFASHDPAVMQSELVDLVKTSALIDNATISDEDGIVIASTPADLSDTVGEYIGDREYVVKAMGNSSAYLSDVNWTNTGRPVLVISIPILDENEHPMYCINLALRLSDNKLLSNLFQKIDLGAGGYVYIFDRNGHLISHPDHYRIGEDISQNEVVQEVLKHQDAGYRKVTNTKGILMDASFAFVPEVGWGVVAQVPDAASLDSFFSFRNTLQLLSLIVLVPLALVTALLALQIIKPIRTLYDAVDQVARGDYESDLALKASKNEIGQLSKRFNEMFQTIRNAREQIEYQALHDPLTGLPNRTLLADRIGQMIAHADRSHTRVAVAFLNLDRFKAINDSLGHSIGDRLLCEVAQRINEYVSDSDTVSRIGGDEFLLAMPNVEHMQDVLSVVHEVLKSLNIPFLIDGHELFLTASIGISFYPSDGLGVEELIKNADMAMHRAKELGRNICQLHTPAMNTEAEERLVLENHLRRALEREEFLVYYQPKIDLISGHIVGMEALLRWNHSIWGMISPAKFIPIAEDTGLIGSIGEWVLRTACADTKRWQDLGLPPLRVAVNLSAHQVHQPNLVETVEDILEKTGLHPQYLELELTESILMQNTENVIDTLHRLREMDIAIAIDDFGIGYSSLSYLQRFPISTLKIDQSFVSSIVRTGDRIDGVIAKVVLALAHNLGLESVAEGVETPDQQAFLQEAGCDFAQGFLYSRPIPAQDFEYLLLKNESASV; from the coding sequence ATGAACTTGTGGAAGTCGAGTATTTTCTGGCGAATTTATTTGCTCAACCTCGCAATCATCTGCGTTCTGTTGACTTCCATGTTCGCCATCTCGCGCGTGACGCTGCCGGACATCTCCCGTGGAAAATTCCAAGAGATCACCGACACCAGCGCCAACCGGCTCAAAGAGCAGGTGGGAAATGTGGTGGACTATCTTCATGAATTGACGACCTATGTCCAAGGAGACAAGGAATTTGCCTCCCACGACCCGGCGGTCATGCAATCCGAGTTGGTAGACCTCGTCAAAACCTCGGCCCTGATCGACAACGCGACGATCTCAGACGAGGACGGCATCGTCATCGCGTCCACGCCGGCCGATCTCTCGGACACGGTGGGCGAGTACATCGGCGACCGCGAATATGTGGTCAAGGCAATGGGGAATTCATCCGCCTACCTCAGCGACGTCAATTGGACCAACACCGGACGCCCCGTGCTCGTGATCTCCATCCCGATCTTGGACGAGAACGAACACCCGATGTATTGCATCAACCTCGCCTTGCGGTTGAGCGACAACAAACTGCTCTCCAACCTGTTTCAAAAAATCGACCTCGGCGCGGGCGGGTATGTGTACATTTTTGACCGCAACGGGCATTTGATCTCGCACCCCGATCACTACCGCATCGGCGAAGACATCTCGCAAAATGAAGTCGTGCAAGAAGTCTTGAAGCACCAAGACGCCGGGTATCGAAAAGTCACGAACACCAAGGGCATTCTCATGGACGCGTCGTTCGCCTTCGTGCCCGAAGTCGGTTGGGGCGTCGTCGCCCAAGTTCCCGATGCCGCATCGCTCGATTCGTTTTTCTCGTTTCGCAACACGCTGCAACTTCTCAGTCTGATCGTGCTCGTCCCGCTGGCGCTCGTCACGGCCCTGCTGGCGTTGCAGATTATCAAACCGATCCGCACGCTCTACGACGCCGTCGACCAAGTCGCACGCGGCGATTACGAGTCGGACCTCGCCTTGAAGGCTTCCAAGAACGAGATCGGGCAACTCTCCAAACGCTTCAATGAAATGTTCCAAACGATCCGCAACGCTCGTGAACAGATTGAATACCAAGCGCTCCACGACCCGCTGACCGGCTTGCCCAATCGCACGCTCTTGGCTGACCGCATCGGGCAGATGATCGCACACGCCGACCGCTCGCATACGCGGGTCGCCGTTGCGTTTCTCAACCTCGACCGCTTCAAGGCGATCAACGACTCACTGGGACACAGCATCGGAGACCGCTTGCTGTGCGAAGTGGCCCAGCGAATCAACGAGTATGTCTCGGACAGCGACACCGTCTCACGCATCGGAGGCGATGAATTCCTGCTGGCGATGCCGAACGTCGAACACATGCAAGACGTGCTGAGTGTCGTGCATGAGGTTTTGAAATCACTGAACATTCCCTTTTTGATCGACGGGCATGAACTGTTCCTGACGGCGTCGATCGGCATCTCGTTCTACCCAAGCGACGGACTGGGCGTGGAAGAGCTGATCAAAAACGCCGACATGGCGATGCACCGCGCCAAAGAACTCGGCCGCAACATCTGCCAATTGCACACCCCGGCGATGAACACCGAAGCCGAAGAACGGCTCGTGCTGGAAAACCACTTGCGCCGTGCGTTGGAACGAGAGGAATTTCTCGTCTACTACCAGCCGAAAATCGACCTCATCTCCGGACACATCGTCGGCATGGAAGCCCTCTTGCGCTGGAACCACAGCATCTGGGGCATGATCTCGCCTGCGAAATTCATCCCCATCGCCGAAGACACGGGGCTGATCGGGTCGATTGGCGAGTGGGTGTTGCGCACCGCCTGCGCGGACACCAAGCGCTGGCAAGACCTCGGCCTGCCGCCTCTGCGAGTGGCCGTCAACCTCTCTGCCCACCAAGTCCACCAACCGAACTTGGTGGAAACCGTCGAGGACATTTTAGAAAAAACGGGCCTGCACCCGCAGTACCTCGAACTCGAATTGACGGAAAGCATCCTCATGCAGAACACCGAAAACGTCATCGACACCCTGCATCGACTGCGCGAGATGGACATCGCCATCGCCATCGACGATTTCGGGATTGGCTATTCGTCGCTTTCCTACCTGCAACGCTTCCCGATCTCTACATTAAAAATCGACCAATCCTTCGTCTCGTCGATCGTCCGCACCGGAGACCGCATCGACGGCGTCATCGCCAAAGTCGTGCTCGCCCTCGCGCACAACCTCGGCCTCGAATCGGTCGCCGAAGGGGTGGAGACGCCGGACCAACAAGCGTTCTTGCAAGAAGCCGGTTGCGACTTCGCCCAAGGGTTCCTCTACAGCCGTCCTATCCCTGCACAAGACTTTGAATATTTACTGTTAAAAAACGAAAGTGCCTCTGTATAG
- a CDS encoding ABC transporter transmembrane domain-containing protein produces MKIFLDLLWYFKREKRAYVIGVITLLVIAMLDMIPPYAVGLIVDGVKDQTLTMNSLLKWAATIVGVAMVVYFLRFLWRIFLFGASSRLARLLRNRLYEHFTKMSPQFFHQRRTGDLMAHATNDISAIELTAGDGVLTLVDSISMGSIVILTMATTISWKLTLFALLPMPIMAWASSRYGNMMHERFHAAQEAFSTINDKVQENISGVRVVKAFGQEEAEKADFKRLSDDVVEKNIRVAKIDALFDPTILLVVGCSYLLSVAIGARYVMHGEITLGELTQFTILLGHLIWPMLAFGWLFNIVERGRASYDRVDALLNVKATVVNQEGATEDIPTGELRYEINTFTYPEKETPALRDLHITLPQGHTLGIVGKTGAGKTTLLKLLLREFDVTNGDLKIGGTSIYDTTLSSLRSAVGYVPQDHFLFSATLAENIAFGRPEATQAEIEQAAKLACIHDDILHFAEGYATLVGERGVTLSGGQKQRISIARALLLNPEVLILDDSLSAVDAKTEKAILDALQANRQNKTTLISAHRLSAIEHAEQIIVLDDGAISERGTHDQLMNEDRWYATMYQRQQLESLVAQGGGADDPSETRRVSQATS; encoded by the coding sequence ATGAAGATTTTTCTCGACCTGTTGTGGTACTTCAAGCGAGAGAAGCGGGCGTATGTGATCGGCGTCATCACGCTGTTGGTCATCGCCATGCTGGATATGATTCCGCCGTACGCAGTCGGCTTGATCGTGGACGGCGTCAAAGACCAGACGCTGACGATGAACTCGCTTCTGAAATGGGCCGCAACGATTGTGGGGGTGGCGATGGTTGTGTATTTCTTGCGCTTCCTCTGGCGGATCTTCCTGTTCGGGGCATCCTCTCGATTGGCAAGGCTTCTGCGCAACCGCCTGTACGAACATTTTACCAAGATGTCACCGCAATTTTTCCATCAACGTCGTACCGGCGATCTCATGGCGCATGCGACCAACGACATTTCGGCCATCGAATTGACGGCGGGGGACGGGGTTCTGACGCTGGTGGACTCGATCTCGATGGGCAGCATCGTCATTCTCACGATGGCGACCACGATTTCGTGGAAACTCACCCTGTTCGCGTTGCTTCCGATGCCGATCATGGCGTGGGCGTCCTCGCGCTACGGCAACATGATGCACGAACGATTCCACGCCGCTCAAGAAGCGTTCTCCACGATCAATGACAAAGTCCAAGAGAACATCTCCGGCGTTCGAGTTGTCAAAGCATTCGGTCAGGAAGAAGCGGAGAAAGCCGACTTCAAACGCCTGTCCGACGACGTGGTGGAGAAAAACATCCGCGTCGCGAAGATCGACGCGCTTTTTGACCCGACGATTCTGCTCGTGGTCGGATGCTCGTACCTCCTCTCCGTGGCGATCGGGGCGCGGTATGTCATGCACGGCGAGATCACGCTCGGGGAACTGACGCAGTTCACGATCTTGCTCGGTCATCTGATTTGGCCGATGCTGGCGTTCGGCTGGTTGTTCAACATCGTGGAGCGCGGTCGGGCTTCCTATGATCGTGTCGATGCTCTGCTGAACGTCAAAGCGACCGTCGTCAACCAAGAGGGCGCGACGGAGGACATTCCGACCGGCGAACTTCGCTACGAGATCAACACGTTCACCTACCCGGAAAAAGAGACCCCCGCCTTGCGGGATCTCCACATCACCCTGCCCCAAGGCCACACCCTTGGCATCGTCGGCAAAACGGGCGCGGGCAAGACCACCCTGTTGAAATTGTTGCTTCGCGAGTTCGACGTGACGAACGGTGATCTCAAGATCGGCGGCACGTCCATTTACGACACGACGTTGAGTTCCCTGCGTTCGGCCGTCGGGTATGTGCCGCAAGACCACTTCCTGTTCTCGGCGACACTTGCGGAGAATATCGCGTTCGGTCGACCCGAAGCCACGCAAGCGGAAATCGAGCAAGCGGCGAAATTGGCGTGCATCCACGACGACATCCTGCACTTTGCAGAAGGCTATGCCACGTTGGTCGGCGAACGCGGCGTAACGCTGTCCGGCGGACAAAAGCAACGCATCTCCATCGCGCGTGCCCTGCTGTTGAACCCGGAAGTGCTGATCCTCGACGATTCGCTGTCTGCCGTCGATGCGAAAACGGAAAAAGCGATCCTCGACGCTCTGCAAGCCAACCGTCAGAACAAAACCACCCTCATCTCGGCGCACCGTCTCAGCGCCATCGAGCACGCGGAGCAGATCATCGTCCTCGACGACGGCGCGATCTCCGAGCGGGGGACGCACGACCAATTGATGAACGAAGACCGTTGGTACGCGACGATGTACCAACGCCAGCAACTCGAATCTCTCGTTGCACAAGGAGGTGGCGCAGATGATCCTTCGGAGACTCGCCGCGTATCTCAAGCCACATCGTAA
- a CDS encoding ABC transporter ATP-binding protein: protein MILRRLAAYLKPHRKTLLIAFLLLLCGTSAEVWTPKLVQIFIDDYLTPRNFDVNALTWLGAGFILLHIAAAGFNYFQLVMFNKIAQWVVQQLRMDVFGKVQHLGLEFFDRTPAGSLVSRITNDTEAVKELFVSVLSTFLQNTVFLIGCFAMMFFLDVKLASYCLLFMPVVLGIMWLYRYFSTKIYHITREKLSQLNAKLNESISGMNIIQAFRQEARLRKDFAETNNEHYVANVRNIRLNGLLLRPIMDMMYLFALVLILYFFGKQSFTTVVEVGVIYAFINYIERFFQPVIQMMLRLSQMQQALVSAERVFVLLDDERMAPTQQGAESPKVGDGSIEFRDVSFSYDGQTDVLKNISFTAKPGQTVALVGHTGSGKSSIINLLMRFYPQYRGEILIDGAPLSAFADEELRKKVGLVLQDPFLFVGDVKGNIRLANDEITDEQIVEAAQFVQADGFIQKLPQGYEERVVERGATFSSGQRQLLSFARTMALNPKVLVLDEATASVDTETEEAIQEALEKMRKGRTTIAIAHRLSTIQDADLILVLHRGEIVERGTHQELLAKEGLYHKMYLLQLGGLAS, encoded by the coding sequence ATGATCCTTCGGAGACTCGCCGCGTATCTCAAGCCACATCGTAAGACCCTGCTGATTGCTTTTTTGCTGTTGCTCTGCGGGACATCGGCAGAAGTTTGGACGCCGAAACTCGTGCAGATCTTCATCGACGATTACTTGACGCCGCGCAACTTCGACGTGAACGCGTTGACGTGGTTGGGCGCGGGCTTCATCCTGCTGCACATTGCGGCGGCCGGTTTTAACTACTTCCAACTGGTCATGTTCAACAAAATCGCCCAATGGGTCGTCCAGCAGTTGCGGATGGACGTGTTTGGCAAAGTCCAGCACTTGGGGCTGGAATTTTTTGATCGCACGCCGGCGGGGTCGCTGGTTTCGCGGATTACGAACGACACGGAAGCGGTCAAAGAGCTTTTTGTGAGCGTGCTTTCGACGTTTTTGCAGAACACGGTGTTTCTGATCGGGTGTTTTGCGATGATGTTCTTCCTCGACGTGAAGCTCGCGTCGTACTGCCTGCTGTTCATGCCGGTGGTTTTGGGCATTATGTGGCTGTATCGCTACTTCTCCACGAAGATCTACCACATTACGCGGGAGAAACTTTCGCAGTTGAACGCTAAACTCAACGAATCGATCTCCGGCATGAACATCATCCAAGCGTTCCGCCAAGAAGCGCGTCTGCGCAAGGATTTTGCAGAAACCAACAACGAGCATTACGTGGCGAACGTGCGCAACATCCGGTTGAACGGCCTGTTGCTGCGTCCGATCATGGATATGATGTACCTGTTTGCGTTGGTGTTGATTCTGTACTTTTTCGGCAAGCAGTCGTTTACGACGGTGGTGGAGGTGGGCGTGATCTATGCGTTCATCAACTACATCGAGCGTTTCTTCCAGCCGGTGATTCAGATGATGTTGCGCCTCTCGCAGATGCAGCAAGCGTTGGTCTCGGCGGAGCGGGTCTTCGTGCTCTTGGACGATGAGCGCATGGCACCGACGCAACAAGGGGCCGAGTCTCCGAAAGTCGGGGACGGCTCCATCGAATTCCGCGATGTGTCGTTCTCGTACGACGGGCAAACGGATGTGTTGAAGAACATCTCCTTCACCGCCAAACCGGGGCAGACGGTGGCACTGGTCGGGCATACGGGGAGCGGCAAGAGTTCGATCATCAACTTGCTGATGCGCTTCTACCCGCAGTATCGAGGGGAGATTCTCATCGACGGAGCTCCGTTGTCGGCGTTTGCCGATGAAGAGCTGCGGAAAAAAGTCGGGCTGGTCTTGCAAGACCCGTTCTTGTTCGTCGGGGACGTGAAAGGCAACATCCGACTGGCGAACGACGAGATCACCGACGAGCAGATTGTGGAAGCGGCGCAGTTCGTGCAAGCGGACGGCTTCATTCAAAAACTGCCGCAGGGGTATGAGGAACGAGTTGTCGAGCGCGGGGCGACGTTCTCCAGCGGTCAGCGTCAATTGCTCTCGTTCGCACGGACGATGGCGCTGAACCCGAAAGTGCTGGTGCTGGACGAAGCGACGGCGAGCGTGGACACGGAAACGGAAGAAGCGATCCAAGAAGCGTTGGAAAAAATGCGCAAAGGCCGCACCACCATCGCCATCGCGCACCGCCTCTCCACCATCCAAGACGCCGACTTGATCCTCGTCCTCCACCGAGGCGAAATCGTCGAACGAGGCACCCACCAAGAACTCCTCGCCAAAGAAGGCCTCTACCACAAAATGTACCTCCTCCAACTCGGGGGACTGGCCTCGTAA
- a CDS encoding Rpn family recombination-promoting nuclease/putative transposase yields MEQLMDLKVDFAFKQIFGKVGNEAILIAFLNGVLNPPADNRIKFVEILNPEMNREHLEDKASALDIRARTEQNVHVNIEIQLANKYDMEKRTLYYWSCLYNDQMSKGMPYTQLDKTITINILNYRFLKETDRFHTTFHLYEDRQKFLLTDIMEVHFLELPKLMAKWDQQEVNPHEEDVVRWLLLLEADDRTDIRKELEEIAMEDPVMKQAFEKWEELSRDPKKLVEYRMRQKAILDAHALEKEAEIRGSKRKQTEIAERLLKMGMALEQIVEATGLSLKEVKTIEELMH; encoded by the coding sequence ATGGAACAACTGATGGACTTGAAAGTCGATTTCGCGTTTAAGCAAATCTTCGGCAAGGTGGGGAATGAAGCGATCTTGATCGCTTTTTTGAACGGCGTGCTGAATCCACCTGCTGACAATCGAATCAAGTTTGTCGAAATTCTCAATCCGGAGATGAACCGTGAGCATCTGGAGGACAAGGCCTCCGCTCTCGACATCCGAGCCCGTACGGAGCAGAACGTTCATGTGAACATTGAGATCCAGCTGGCGAATAAGTATGATATGGAGAAACGGACGCTGTACTACTGGTCGTGTCTGTACAATGACCAGATGAGCAAGGGGATGCCGTACACCCAACTGGACAAAACGATCACGATCAACATCTTGAACTATCGATTTTTGAAAGAGACGGATCGTTTTCATACGACGTTTCACCTGTACGAAGACCGGCAAAAGTTTTTGCTGACCGATATCATGGAAGTGCATTTCCTCGAACTCCCGAAGTTGATGGCCAAGTGGGATCAACAAGAAGTGAACCCTCACGAGGAAGATGTGGTTCGCTGGCTGTTGCTCCTGGAAGCGGACGACCGTACAGATATTCGAAAAGAACTGGAGGAGATTGCGATGGAGGACCCGGTCATGAAACAAGCGTTCGAAAAATGGGAAGAACTCAGCCGCGACCCGAAAAAGCTGGTCGAATATCGCATGCGGCAGAAGGCGATTTTAGATGCGCATGCATTGGAAAAAGAAGCGGAGATTCGCGGTAGTAAGCGTAAGCAAACGGAGATCGCGGAACGGCTTTTGAAAATGGGTATGGCATTGGAGCAAATCGTCGAAGCCACGGGGCTGTCCTTAAAGGAAGTCAAAACCATTGAAGAGCTCATGCACTAA
- a CDS encoding ComEA family DNA-binding protein: MTTNQKSLAGGWKNSLWLFWTFTFVLNWVAFFYIGARGKRPLWMMAGFVYAIPTVLLLVLDRSSSSWVWDALVVLVLGLVSIIHAFLVRMEYLRLLVEEREKQVRKYQSLQSLIGESEPEPKAESATTDPTVEAAPPPASGPRLNAISNVATDAGTDVPSSPVPEPAPPSDLPAAPTPSPVRQTTSQKIDAFVLDEPTDEARSRSSVQTLHAQPLSIINLNSASAEEIASIPSLTLLHGMTAVSIRETQGQFTTLEQFVDCIGLKSHVADRIRPYVNL; the protein is encoded by the coding sequence ATGACAACCAATCAAAAGTCGCTCGCAGGGGGTTGGAAGAATTCCCTGTGGCTGTTTTGGACGTTTACATTTGTTTTGAACTGGGTTGCTTTTTTCTACATTGGGGCGCGGGGGAAGCGGCCGTTGTGGATGATGGCGGGCTTCGTGTATGCGATCCCGACGGTTTTGTTGTTGGTTTTGGACAGGAGTTCGTCCTCGTGGGTGTGGGATGCGCTGGTGGTCTTGGTGCTCGGACTGGTCTCCATCATTCATGCGTTTCTGGTGCGCATGGAATACCTGCGTCTGCTGGTCGAGGAACGGGAGAAGCAAGTGCGAAAGTATCAGAGCTTGCAAAGCTTGATCGGCGAGTCGGAACCTGAACCCAAGGCGGAATCGGCCACGACGGACCCGACGGTTGAAGCGGCACCACCTCCGGCATCAGGTCCGAGATTGAATGCGATTTCGAATGTGGCGACAGATGCTGGAACTGATGTGCCATCAAGCCCTGTACCCGAACCTGCTCCTCCCTCCGACCTACCCGCCGCGCCAACGCCGAGCCCTGTCCGCCAGACCACTTCGCAAAAAATCGACGCCTTCGTCCTCGATGAACCGACCGACGAAGCGAGGTCGAGATCGAGCGTGCAAACCCTGCACGCCCAACCGCTCTCGATCATCAACCTCAACTCCGCAAGCGCCGAGGAAATTGCGAGCATCCCAAGCCTTACCCTCCTCCACGGCATGACGGCTGTCTCCATCCGCGAGACCCAAGGCCAATTCACCACCCTCGAACAATTCGTAGACTGCATCGGCCTCAAATCTCATGTCGCCGACCGCATCCGACCCTACGTCAACCTTTAG
- a CDS encoding sulfurtransferase, with the protein MSSNLVTLQWLADHLNDADVKILDCRFALGQPHSGREVYLQDHIPGAFYCDLEQDLSSKVETHGGRHPLPNLDELAAKLGGIGIDATTTVVAYDDQGGAMASRLWWLLRYLGHEQTFVLDGTYSHWKSAGLPSTSELPTAEPKTFTPSIQDAHVLHIDDLKKRLGNPGVTLIDAREERRYLGLEEPIDPVAGHIPSAVNHFWKDSLTDAGTWKPADAQRARFADVHADDEIIVYCGSGVTATPNILALREAGFQNVKLYAGSWSDWVSYPENPIATKKGE; encoded by the coding sequence ATGTCTTCGAACCTCGTCACACTGCAATGGCTCGCCGACCACTTGAACGACGCCGATGTAAAAATTCTCGATTGCCGCTTCGCCCTCGGGCAACCGCATTCCGGACGCGAAGTGTATCTCCAAGACCACATCCCCGGCGCGTTTTACTGCGATCTCGAACAAGACCTCTCGTCCAAAGTCGAGACGCACGGCGGCCGCCACCCGCTCCCGAACCTCGACGAACTCGCGGCAAAACTCGGCGGGATCGGCATCGACGCCACGACCACCGTCGTCGCCTACGATGACCAAGGCGGCGCGATGGCCTCCCGCCTCTGGTGGTTGCTGCGCTACCTCGGCCACGAGCAGACCTTCGTCCTCGACGGCACCTACTCGCATTGGAAGTCTGCCGGTCTCCCCTCGACGTCCGAACTCCCGACAGCCGAACCCAAAACCTTCACCCCGTCGATCCAAGACGCACACGTTCTCCACATCGACGATTTGAAAAAACGCCTCGGCAACCCCGGCGTCACACTCATCGACGCTCGCGAAGAACGTCGCTATCTCGGCCTCGAAGAACCGATCGACCCGGTCGCCGGCCACATCCCGTCTGCCGTCAACCACTTCTGGAAAGACTCCCTGACAGACGCCGGCACATGGAAACCGGCAGACGCCCAACGCGCCCGCTTCGCAGACGTACACGCCGACGACGAGATCATCGTCTACTGCGGCTCCGGCGTCACCGCGACGCCGAACATCCTCGCCCTGCGCGAAGCCGGGTTCCAAAACGTCAAACTCTACGCGGGAAGCTGGAGCGACTGGGTGTCCTACCCTGAAAACCCGATCGCCACGAAAAAAGGCGAGTAA
- a CDS encoding DUF423 domain-containing protein: MLKKFVSLGSVMMLLSVAIGAFGAHALKPVLVENNLQSTFETGVHYHMIHALAILFVALMADKFPKSPKLLNAAAWLFFVGILLFSFSLYILAITNITILGAITPLGGVCFLVGWALLALAAARSTR, from the coding sequence ATGTTGAAAAAATTCGTCTCTCTCGGCAGCGTGATGATGCTGCTTTCCGTTGCCATCGGCGCGTTCGGCGCACATGCGTTGAAACCGGTGCTCGTGGAGAACAACTTGCAATCCACCTTTGAGACCGGTGTGCATTACCACATGATCCACGCCCTCGCGATCTTGTTCGTCGCCCTGATGGCCGACAAGTTCCCGAAGAGTCCGAAACTGCTGAACGCAGCCGCCTGGCTGTTTTTTGTCGGCATCTTGCTGTTCTCGTTCTCGCTCTACATCTTGGCGATCACCAACATCACCATCCTCGGTGCGATCACCCCGCTTGGCGGAGTGTGCTTCCTCGTCGGCTGGGCCCTGCTCGCGCTCGCCGCTGCACGAAGCACGCGCTGA
- a CDS encoding spore germination protein, whose translation MYRRFRRKRNSLQDRPEERTTSKQDEDREQHNDREEEFDALNRQYVEQLREIPIHHDLNDNRRYLEYLFSDCSDCIIRPFRIEGSREAFALFVDGLIDTAEVNRTLKAMMIDEGGVGNAERLASESVPASQLDDVDNYGDLLLAVLGGDTGVFIEGNGRALLLGLRGMSTRSISEPETEAVVRGPREGFIENLRTNTSLLRRKLKTPNLKMKAMVVGNQTNTSIAIAYLEGIVDPATVDEVVGRISNIQIDGVLESGYIEELIQDSTYSPFPQVQYSERPDTVAASLLEGRVAIFVDGTPFVLIVPTTFWQLLQANEDYYERFQMATLIRWLRYVFLFIALLMPSLYIAISTFHQSMLPTTLLLSVAAARETIPFPAVVEAFIMEIAFEALREAGVRLPKTVGQAVSILGALVVGQASVQAGIVSAPMVIIVSITGIASFTIPRYNAAITLRMLRFPLMILASIFGMYGILIGVMFILGHMANLRSFGIPYLSPTGPLSSNDLRDVLIRAPWTEMSKRPSFLDIQDTRRAGKQMIEDVDSTSGQKGIGIPHPSVEGESDA comes from the coding sequence ATGTATCGACGGTTTCGCAGGAAGCGAAACTCGCTCCAAGACAGGCCGGAAGAACGGACGACCTCGAAGCAAGACGAAGACCGCGAGCAGCACAACGACCGCGAGGAAGAGTTTGACGCGCTCAACCGTCAGTATGTGGAACAACTTCGCGAGATCCCGATCCACCATGACTTGAACGACAACCGCAGATACTTGGAGTACCTCTTCAGTGACTGCTCCGATTGCATCATCCGACCGTTTCGGATCGAAGGTTCCCGTGAAGCGTTCGCCCTGTTCGTGGACGGGTTGATCGACACGGCGGAAGTCAACCGCACGCTCAAGGCGATGATGATTGACGAAGGGGGAGTCGGCAACGCCGAACGTCTGGCCTCCGAATCGGTGCCCGCTTCCCAACTGGACGACGTCGACAACTACGGAGACTTGTTGCTCGCCGTGCTGGGCGGTGACACCGGCGTGTTCATCGAGGGCAATGGACGAGCGCTGCTGCTCGGGTTGCGCGGGATGAGCACCCGCTCGATCTCGGAGCCTGAGACAGAAGCGGTCGTCCGCGGCCCGCGTGAAGGATTCATCGAGAATCTTCGCACGAACACCTCTTTGCTTCGCCGCAAGCTGAAAACCCCCAACTTGAAGATGAAAGCGATGGTCGTCGGCAACCAGACGAACACCTCCATCGCCATCGCCTATCTGGAAGGCATCGTCGACCCCGCGACGGTCGACGAAGTCGTCGGACGCATCTCGAACATTCAGATCGACGGCGTGCTGGAATCCGGCTACATTGAAGAACTGATCCAAGACAGCACCTACTCGCCGTTTCCGCAAGTTCAATACTCGGAGCGGCCCGACACGGTGGCGGCCTCGTTGCTCGAAGGGCGGGTCGCTATTTTTGTCGACGGCACTCCGTTTGTACTCATCGTGCCGACGACGTTCTGGCAACTGCTCCAAGCGAACGAGGACTACTACGAGCGCTTCCAGATGGCGACGCTCATCCGCTGGTTGCGGTACGTGTTTCTCTTCATCGCGTTGCTGATGCCGTCGCTGTACATCGCCATTTCAACGTTTCACCAAAGCATGTTACCGACCACCCTCTTGCTCTCGGTGGCGGCGGCCCGCGAAACCATCCCGTTCCCCGCCGTCGTGGAAGCGTTCATCATGGAGATCGCTTTCGAAGCATTGCGCGAAGCCGGGGTGCGCTTGCCCAAAACGGTCGGCCAAGCCGTCTCCATCCTCGGAGCCCTCGTCGTGGGGCAAGCGTCCGTTCAAGCGGGCATCGTGTCAGCCCCGATGGTCATCATCGTCTCGATCACCGGGATTGCTTCGTTCACCATCCCGCGCTACAACGCGGCGATTACGTTGCGTATGCTGCGCTTCCCGCTGATGATCTTGGCTTCGATTTTCGGCATGTACGGCATCTTGATCGGTGTGATGTTCATCCTCGGGCACATGGCGAATTTGCGCTCGTTTGGCATCCCGTATCTCTCTCCGACAGGCCCGCTCTCGTCAAACGACCTGCGCGACGTCCTGATCCGTGCGCCGTGGACGGAGATGTCGAAGCGCCCGTCGTTCCTCGACATTCAAGATACACGCCGCGCCGGCAAACAAATGATCGAGGACGTGGACAGCACCTCGGGGCAAAAAGGGATCGGCATCCCTCACCCGAGCGTTGAGGGGGAGTCTGACGCATGA